Proteins from a single region of Halorubrum sp. 2020YC2:
- a CDS encoding PAC2 family protein gives MARISVVNDVSLKEPTLVEGFPGVGLVGKIATDHLIDAHGMTHYANVHCDALPPVAVYRESETAATTPVRLYADPENDLVALRSDVPVKPGAATEVAACLGSWFDEVDLFPVFLSGLGREKDESPPELYGIATGDGGEALGRAEVSEPSESGLVSGPTGAMLAAALEDDRDAVGLVVESDPQFPDPEAARVLILDGIDPITGVETPTDGLVEQASEIRDAKQQLAEQMRRATEESSQAEPLKMFQ, from the coding sequence ATGGCGCGCATCTCCGTCGTCAACGACGTATCGCTGAAGGAGCCGACGCTGGTGGAGGGGTTCCCCGGCGTCGGGCTCGTGGGGAAGATCGCGACCGACCACCTCATCGACGCCCACGGGATGACCCACTACGCGAACGTCCACTGCGACGCCCTCCCGCCGGTGGCGGTCTACCGCGAGTCCGAGACGGCCGCGACGACGCCGGTGCGGCTGTACGCGGACCCCGAGAACGACCTCGTCGCGCTCCGCAGCGACGTGCCCGTGAAGCCGGGCGCGGCGACGGAGGTCGCGGCGTGTCTCGGCTCGTGGTTCGACGAGGTCGACCTGTTCCCGGTGTTCCTGTCCGGACTCGGCCGCGAGAAGGACGAGTCGCCCCCGGAGCTGTACGGGATCGCGACCGGCGACGGCGGCGAGGCGCTGGGGCGCGCCGAGGTGTCGGAGCCGTCCGAGTCCGGGCTCGTCTCCGGCCCGACGGGCGCGATGCTCGCGGCCGCGCTGGAGGACGACCGCGACGCGGTCGGTCTCGTCGTCGAGTCCGACCCGCAGTTCCCCGACCCCGAGGCCGCGCGCGTGCTCATCCTCGACGGCATCGACCCCATCACCGGGGTCGAGACGCCGACCGACGGGCTCGTCGAGCAGGCGAGCGAGATCCGGGACGCGAAACAGCAGCTCGCGGAACAGATGCGACGGGCGACCGAGGAGAGCTCGCAGGCCGAGCCGCTGAAGATGTTCCAATAG
- a CDS encoding RsmB/NOP family class I SAM-dependent RNA methyltransferase yields MNPLDRYESLVDDVDAFRAACDRPLPSVVRTNRIAATPDRVREAFDEAGVAYEPVDWHDGLFELLDGNPGGNWPYVHGWTHGQEEVSVLPGLALDPRPGERVWDACAAPGSKTTQIADAMDDEGTVVANDNNLGRLSALRHNAERLGITNTIVTNQDARNFSTKPLAFDEFDRALVDAPCSCEGTCRKNPDVLDQWTLDHVHAVAGIQKGILVRAVQATRPGGVVVYSTCTFAPEENEAVLDHVLDAEDCELVAFDLPLDTDPGVTEWEGETYDESVTRAKRVYPHRNDTGGFFCAKLRVGGEGEEGTSDGEVAA; encoded by the coding sequence ATGAATCCGCTCGACCGATACGAGTCGCTCGTCGACGACGTCGACGCGTTCCGGGCGGCGTGCGACCGGCCCCTCCCCTCGGTCGTGCGCACGAACCGGATCGCGGCGACTCCCGACCGCGTCCGCGAGGCGTTCGACGAGGCGGGGGTGGCGTACGAGCCGGTCGACTGGCACGACGGGCTCTTCGAGCTCCTCGACGGGAACCCCGGCGGCAACTGGCCGTACGTCCACGGCTGGACCCACGGGCAGGAGGAGGTGTCCGTGCTGCCCGGACTCGCGCTCGACCCCCGGCCGGGCGAGCGCGTCTGGGACGCCTGCGCGGCGCCCGGCAGCAAGACGACCCAGATCGCGGACGCGATGGACGACGAGGGGACCGTCGTCGCCAACGACAACAACCTCGGGCGGCTCTCCGCGCTCCGCCACAACGCGGAGCGGCTCGGGATCACGAACACGATCGTCACGAACCAGGACGCGCGCAACTTCTCGACGAAGCCGCTGGCGTTCGACGAGTTCGACCGCGCCTTAGTCGACGCCCCCTGCTCGTGTGAGGGCACCTGCCGCAAGAACCCGGACGTGCTCGACCAGTGGACGCTCGACCACGTCCACGCGGTCGCGGGCATCCAGAAGGGGATCTTGGTCCGGGCGGTTCAGGCGACTCGCCCCGGCGGGGTCGTCGTCTACTCCACCTGTACGTTCGCGCCCGAGGAGAACGAGGCCGTCCTCGACCACGTCCTCGACGCGGAGGACTGCGAACTCGTGGCCTTCGACCTGCCGCTCGACACCGACCCCGGCGTCACCGAGTGGGAGGGCGAGACGTACGACGAGTCGGTGACGCGCGCGAAGCGCGTCTACCCGCACCGCAACGACACGGGCGGGTTCTTCTGCGCGAAGCTTCGCGTGGGCGGGGAAGGAGAGGAGGGCACGAGCGACGGCGAGGTGGCCGCATGA